The Candidatus Effluviviaceae Genus I sp. genome contains the following window.
ACGCCGCTCGTCCTCGCAATCCTCGCGGAGGCAGACAGCTACGGCTATGCCATTCTCAAACGCGTGAGCGAGCTCTCGGGCGGGCGGCTTGAGTGGAGCGACGGCATGCTCTATCCGGTGCTACACCGGCTCGAGCGCCTGGGATACGTCTCCGGGACGTGGGCCACGTCGGACGTCGGACGGCGGCGCAAGTACTACCGGATCACACAACGGGGGAGAGAGCAGCTCGACGCGCAGCGCCGGCAGTGGCAGACCGTCGACGCGGCG
Protein-coding sequences here:
- a CDS encoding helix-turn-helix transcriptional regulator — protein: MDINKDLVAASATPLVLAILAEADSYGYAILKRVSELSGGRLEWSDGMLYPVLHRLERLGYVSGTWATSDVGRRRKYYRITQRGREQLDAQRRQWQTVDAALRNVWSVLAAHATPDLLPQEC